A window from Acidobacteriota bacterium encodes these proteins:
- a CDS encoding mannose-1-phosphate guanylyltransferase yields MKAVIMAGGRGTRFWPLSRKARPKQFLDLFSTSDQQGGEGASGTLLQRTAARLRPLAGPQDIYVVCGRDYARTVRSQLPDLPPENLLLEPSGRNTAPCAGLAAACIAARHPGEVMALLPSDHLISQVGAFHQALQAAEQLARQDWLVTFGIRPTFPSTGYGYLQRGSQIGRFHGQTAYRIRRFVEKPPPEKARDFLAQGGYDWNSGMFVWKPERLLEEIGHHLPRMLEGLQRIASRDFREEVLEEVFPALQSISVDFGVMEKADKVAGLPCSLGWSDVGGWRSLQQLWPADESGLASDRPLLAQGSRDVLVLSRTADEKKLTALVGVRGLIVVDTPDALLICDAERSEEVKEIVRMLEAQDFDSHL; encoded by the coding sequence ATGAAAGCAGTGATTATGGCAGGCGGACGCGGGACGCGCTTCTGGCCCCTGAGCCGCAAGGCCCGGCCCAAACAGTTCCTGGACCTCTTCAGCACTTCGGACCAGCAAGGTGGCGAGGGCGCTTCAGGCACCCTGTTGCAGCGCACGGCGGCGCGCCTGCGTCCGCTGGCCGGTCCCCAAGACATCTACGTGGTGTGCGGACGCGACTACGCCCGCACCGTGCGCAGTCAATTGCCTGACTTGCCCCCTGAGAACCTGCTCCTGGAGCCGAGCGGACGCAACACCGCACCCTGCGCCGGACTGGCCGCCGCCTGCATCGCCGCCCGCCACCCGGGAGAGGTGATGGCCCTGCTGCCCTCCGACCATCTCATCAGCCAGGTCGGGGCCTTCCACCAAGCACTGCAAGCCGCCGAGCAACTGGCCCGCCAGGATTGGCTGGTCACCTTCGGCATCCGGCCCACCTTCCCGTCCACCGGCTACGGGTACCTGCAGCGCGGTTCCCAAATCGGGCGCTTCCACGGACAGACCGCCTACCGCATCCGGCGCTTCGTGGAAAAGCCTCCCCCCGAGAAAGCCCGGGACTTTCTGGCCCAGGGAGGCTACGACTGGAACAGCGGCATGTTCGTGTGGAAACCCGAGCGGCTTCTGGAGGAGATCGGCCATCACCTGCCCCGCATGCTGGAGGGATTGCAGAGGATCGCCAGCCGGGACTTCCGGGAGGAGGTCCTTGAAGAGGTCTTCCCCGCCCTGCAATCCATCTCGGTCGACTTCGGGGTGATGGAAAAGGCCGACAAGGTGGCCGGACTGCCCTGTTCGCTGGGCTGGAGTGACGTAGGCGGATGGCGCAGCCTGCAGCAACTGTGGCCTGCCGATGAATCGGGATTGGCCTCGGACCGGCCGCTGCTGGCTCAAGGCAGCCGTGACGTCCTGGTGCTCTCCCGAACGGCGGACGAGAAGAAGCTGACGGCGCTGGTGGGGGTGCGAGGACTGATCGTGGTGGACACCCCCGACGCGCTGCTCATCTGCGACGCCGAGCGCAGCGAGGAGGTCAAGGAAATCGTCCGCATGCTGGAAGCGCAGGACTTCGACTCGCACCTCTAG
- a CDS encoding metallophosphoesterase family protein produces MKTLILSDIHSNLEALDAALQQSSFQEVWVLGDLVGYGADPEAVVKRVRELQPAHIVRGNHDKVCCGLEDVSRFSDLARDAALWTRGQIGRETRDYLLDLPQGPKRVEGWTLSHGSPWDEDEYLLDQEQVWPQMDSLRDPVCLFGHTHVPMLYRSRGGRRQAFHITDSCTVQIQDDERYFINPGSVGQPRDGDSRGCFGLLDREEKTLRFIKFEYDIEAAAQKILKAGLPSLLASRLQVGR; encoded by the coding sequence ATGAAAACGCTCATTCTGTCAGACATCCATTCCAACCTCGAAGCCTTGGATGCCGCCCTGCAGCAGTCCAGTTTCCAAGAGGTCTGGGTGTTGGGAGATCTGGTGGGCTACGGCGCCGATCCCGAAGCGGTGGTGAAGCGGGTGCGCGAACTGCAACCCGCCCACATCGTGCGCGGCAACCACGACAAGGTGTGCTGCGGACTCGAAGACGTTTCCCGCTTCTCTGATCTGGCACGCGATGCGGCCCTTTGGACACGCGGGCAGATCGGCCGAGAAACACGCGATTACCTGCTGGATCTGCCTCAAGGTCCCAAGCGGGTCGAGGGCTGGACGCTCAGCCACGGCTCCCCCTGGGACGAAGACGAGTACTTGCTCGACCAGGAACAAGTGTGGCCCCAGATGGACTCGCTGCGAGACCCGGTCTGCCTCTTCGGACACACTCACGTTCCCATGCTCTACCGCAGCCGCGGCGGACGGCGGCAGGCCTTCCACATCACCGATTCCTGCACCGTCCAAATCCAGGACGACGAACGCTATTTCATCAATCCCGGATCGGTTGGCCAGCCCCGAGACGGGGACTCGCGCGGCTGTTTCGGATTGCTGGACCGCGAGGAGAAGACCTTGCGCTTCATCAAGTTCGAGTACGACATCGAGGCAGCAGCCCAGAAAATCCTCAAGGCGGGTTTGCCTTCCTTGCTGGCCAGCCGTCTGCAAGTAGGACGCTGA
- the gap gene encoding type I glyceraldehyde-3-phosphate dehydrogenase, with amino-acid sequence MPTKIAINGFGRIGRNVLRAMLERGSDLQVVAINDITDSGTLAHLLKYDSVYGPIGSDIGHSEGSLTVDGSRIRVFSERDPAQIAWSEVGAQLVVESTGLFRKREDAAKHLGGSVKKVIISAPAKGPDATLAMGVNHQSYDPHTHHIVSNASCTTNCLAPVAKVLHQSFGIEKGLMTTVHSYTGDQRLLDAPHKDLRRARAAALSMIPTTTGAAAAVSLVLPEVEGRLDGYAVRVPTPTGSIVDLVATLEREVSLDEVKQAFITASQGDLKGVLQYTEEELVSVDYQKNPHSAIVDGPFLKVIGGNMVKVLAWYDNEWGYSNRVVDLAEYMLSR; translated from the coding sequence ATGCCGACTAAGATCGCCATTAACGGCTTTGGGCGTATAGGAAGAAATGTGCTCCGCGCCATGTTGGAGCGCGGCAGCGACCTGCAGGTCGTAGCCATCAATGATATCACCGATTCGGGCACCCTGGCCCATCTTCTCAAGTACGATTCAGTCTACGGACCCATCGGCAGCGACATCGGTCATTCCGAGGGCAGCCTGACGGTGGACGGATCCCGGATACGCGTCTTTTCAGAGCGCGACCCGGCCCAGATTGCCTGGAGCGAGGTGGGCGCCCAATTGGTGGTGGAATCCACCGGCCTTTTCCGCAAGCGAGAGGACGCCGCCAAGCACCTGGGCGGAAGCGTCAAGAAGGTCATCATCTCGGCTCCCGCCAAGGGGCCCGACGCCACGCTGGCCATGGGGGTCAATCACCAGAGTTATGATCCCCATACTCACCACATCGTCTCCAACGCGAGTTGTACCACCAACTGCCTGGCTCCCGTAGCCAAAGTGCTGCATCAATCCTTCGGCATCGAGAAAGGGCTGATGACCACCGTCCACAGCTATACCGGCGATCAGCGCCTGCTCGACGCGCCCCACAAGGATCTGCGCCGGGCCCGCGCGGCGGCGCTTTCGATGATCCCCACCACCACCGGCGCCGCGGCCGCCGTCTCGCTGGTGCTGCCCGAAGTGGAGGGCCGTCTGGACGGCTACGCCGTGCGCGTGCCCACTCCCACCGGATCGATCGTCGACTTGGTGGCCACCCTGGAGCGGGAGGTGAGCCTGGACGAGGTCAAGCAGGCTTTCATCACCGCCTCGCAAGGCGATCTCAAGGGCGTCCTCCAGTACACCGAGGAAGAGCTGGTTTCGGTCGACTACCAGAAAAACCCCCACTCCGCCATCGTCGACGGCCCCTTCCTCAAGGTCATAGGCGGCAATATGGTCAAAGTCCTGGCCTGGTACGACAACGAATGGGGCTATTCAAACCGCGTTGTCGACCTGGCGGAATACATGCTCAGCCGTTAA